The following are encoded in a window of Pseudomonadota bacterium genomic DNA:
- a CDS encoding aldo/keto reductase, producing MNYTTLGDTRLKVSVAGLGCGGNSRLGMRVGRTEAESVRLVKVAYDLGVTLFDTAESYKTAPIVGKALKGYDRQKFVISTKCNIGGANSPRSGNDVVKKLEDGLRELQTDYVDILHMHGVHPTRYEQVMQDILPALEKAKIDGKVRFLGITETSPNDPTHEMLKRAVDDEVWSVIMLGYNMMNQTARAKLFPNILNKKIGTLLMFVVRNIFSQPEYLRQTVRQLAEEGKVPDAMAKKDNPLDFLIHDNGAKSLTDAAYRFVRHEPGVDVVLFGTGSEEHLRENIRSINRGALPADDIKRLHSIFGGLVGIGFDLPDKGSSIGVIK from the coding sequence ATGAATTACACAACGCTTGGCGACACTAGATTAAAAGTAAGCGTGGCAGGGCTTGGTTGCGGTGGCAATAGTAGATTGGGGATGCGCGTAGGGAGAACAGAAGCTGAGTCAGTGAGGCTTGTCAAAGTTGCTTATGATCTTGGCGTAACGCTTTTTGACACAGCAGAGTCATACAAAACAGCACCGATAGTAGGAAAAGCGTTGAAAGGATACGACCGGCAAAAGTTTGTGATATCCACCAAATGTAACATCGGAGGCGCTAATTCACCTCGAAGTGGAAATGATGTAGTGAAGAAACTTGAGGATGGACTTCGGGAACTTCAAACCGATTATGTGGACATTTTGCATATGCATGGTGTTCATCCAACTCGCTACGAACAGGTTATGCAAGACATATTGCCAGCGTTAGAAAAGGCCAAAATAGATGGTAAAGTAAGATTTCTCGGGATCACAGAAACGTCTCCTAATGACCCAACGCATGAGATGTTGAAGCGAGCCGTTGATGATGAGGTTTGGTCTGTGATTATGCTTGGGTACAATATGATGAACCAAACCGCGCGCGCGAAACTTTTCCCTAATATTTTAAACAAAAAAATAGGGACACTACTAATGTTTGTTGTGCGCAATATTTTCAGCCAGCCTGAATATTTGCGACAAACAGTCAGACAATTAGCCGAGGAAGGAAAGGTACCGGATGCGATGGCGAAGAAAGACAACCCATTAGATTTTTTAATTCACGATAATGGGGCTAAAAGTCTCACCGATGCGGCTTACAGATTTGTTCGGCATGAGCCTGGTGTAGATGTGGTTCTTTTTGGCACGGGCTCTGAGGAGCATCTGAGGGAAAATATTAGGTCTATTAACAGGGGCGCCTTGCCGGCCGACGATATCAAAAGACTTCATAGTATCTTTGGCGGGCTTGTGGGTATTGGTTTTGATTTGCCCGACAAAGGTTCGAGTATCGGGGTTATAAAATAG